A stretch of the Corylus avellana chromosome ca6, CavTom2PMs-1.0 genome encodes the following:
- the LOC132183868 gene encoding protein DETOXIFICATION 27-like, producing MGAVIRRDDEELHQSLLPESTTPDFGLKPGAEDQDHRSLASRVWIETRKLWRIVGPAIFSRVVSYSMNIITQAFAGHLGDVELAAISFANTVIVGFNFGLLLGMGSALETLCGQAFGAKRYRMLGIYLQRSWIVLFCCCFLLLPVYVFAAQILKLLGQPDDVAELSGVVACWLIPLHFSFAFQFPLQRFLQSQLKNSVIAWVSLAGLLVNVLTSWLFVYVFDFGVVGAAISLDISWWVLVFGLYGYAAYGGCPLTWSGFSMEAFQGLWEFLKLSAASGVMLCLENWYYRILILMTGYLQNATLAVDALSVCMSINGWELMIPLAFFAGTGVRVANELGAGNGKAARFATIVSVTQSSIIGLFFCVLIMLLHDKIAYIFTTSADVLEAVDNLSLLLAVTILLNSVQPVLSGVAVGSGWQAWVAYINLGCYYVVGLPLGIVLGLVFDLGVKGIWGGMIFGGTAIQTMILAIITIRSDWEKEAEKAGVRVNRWSSPNPDDHSEVQD from the exons ATGGGGGCCGTCATCCGCagagatgatgaggaacttcaCCAGTCGCTGTTACCGGAATCGACAACCCCAGACTTCGGATTAAAACCCGGAGCTGAAGATCAAGATCATAGAAGCCTTGCATCAAGGGTCTGGATTGAAACCAGGAAGCTATGGCGCATCGTGGGTCCCGCCATCTTCAGCCGTGTCGTTTCGTACAGCATGAACATTATCACCCAAGCATTCGCTGGCCACCTTGGCGACGTTGAACTCGCTGCCATTTCATTTGCCAACACTGTCATCGTCGGCTTCAATTTTGGCCTCCTG TTGGGGATGGGAAGCGCGCTGGAGACGCTGTGCGGGCAGGCATTTGGGGCGAAGAGGTACCGCATGTTGGGAATATACCTGCAAAGATCATGGATTGTGCTCTTCTGCTGTTGTTTCTTGCTATTACCTGTTTACGTTTTCGCTGCTCAGATTCTGAAACTCCTTGGACAACCCGACGACGTGGCGGAGCTTTCAGGGGTCGTGGCTTGCTGGCTAATACCCTTGCACTTCAGCTTTGCGTTTCAGTTCCCATTGCAGAGATTCTTGCAGTCCCAGCTCAAGAACTCAGTGATTGCGTGGGTTTCTCTAGCGGGTCTACTGGTCAATGTGTTAACCAGTTGGCTCTTCGTCTATGTGTTTGACTTTGGGGTTGTGGGTGCGGCTATTTCTCTGGATATCTCGTGGtgggttttggtttttggtttgtaTGGGTATGCTGCTTACGGTGGGTGTCCCCTGACATGGAGTGGTTTCTCTATGGAAGCCTTTCAAGGGCTTTGGGAGTTTCTCAAGCTCTCTGCTGCATCTGGTGTTATGCTCTG CTTGGAGAATTGGTATTACAGAATACTGATATTAATGACAGGGTACTTGCAGAATGCCACTCTTGCTGTCGATGCCTTGTCGGTCTG CATGAGCATTAACGGGTGGGAGCTGATGATTCCCTTGGCCTTCTTTGCTGGTACCGg AGTAAGGGTAGCGAATGAGCTTGGAGCAGGGAATGGAAAGGCAGCAAGATTTGCAACAATTGTGTCTGTCACGCAGTCAAGTATTATCGGACTTTTCTTCTGCGTGCTCATCATGCTTCTCCATGACAAGATCGCATATATTTTCACCACCAGCGCTGATGTCCTCGAAGCAGTTGATAATCTATCATTGCTCTTAGCCGTCACCATTCTCCTCAACAGTGTTCAACCCGTTCTTTCAG GAGTTGCGGTCGGGTCGGGTTGGCAGGCATGGGTTGCATATATAAATCTGGGATGCTACTACGTAGTTGGGCTCCCTCTTGGAATTGTATTGGGATTAGTCTTCGACTTAGGAGTAAAG GGTATCTGGGGTGGAATGATTTTTGGTGGGACTGCCATCCAAACGATGATTTTGGCTATCATAACAATCAGAAGCGATTGGGAAAAGGAG GCAGAAAAAGCCGGAGTTCGTGTAAACAGATGGTCAAGTCCTAATCCGGATGATCACTCGGAGGTCCAAGATTAA